In Helianthus annuus cultivar XRQ/B chromosome 9, HanXRQr2.0-SUNRISE, whole genome shotgun sequence, the following are encoded in one genomic region:
- the LOC110878973 gene encoding uncharacterized protein LOC110878973 isoform X2 has translation MIKRRFYKQEHGDKDAPSDSSSSSDSELDAEASVDTEEEEDDDDMVMESKKKDQPSSSSSGYESEDSSANEVNLDSSGSPANDDDSGDESYKQVINGSQLSANRFDMATAQSAAADKDAVTNDVLDCVLKSKSVFKCKLCPRIVCLTEETLKAHLKSKRHARSEKLLKEGRLKMMLNSDGEIEELEADGETHQERHAATLALAESNKSATKDSKKSKGRQRQRKRQQKKTSDDVMPKTTKESVKRSAKKRRKNDA, from the exons ATGATCAAGAGGAGGTTTTACAAGCAAGAGCATGGTGATAAAGATGCGCCTTCTGATTCTTCGTCTTCTTCGGACTCTGAACTCGATGCAGAAGCATCGGTAGAtaccgaagaagaagaagatgatgatgacatGGTCATGGAATCGAAGAAGAAAGACCAGCCTTCTTCGTCGTCTTCTG GATATGAAAGTGAAGATAGCTCTGCAAATGAAGTTAATCTTGACTCTTCAG GTTCACCTGCAAATGATGATGACAGTGGAGATGAAAGTTACAAACAAGTCATCAATGGCTCACAATTGTCTGCTAACCGATTTGATATGGCTACAGCACAAAGTGCAGCAGCTGATAAAGATGCAGTGACAAATGATGTCCTAGACTGTGTATTAAAAAGTAAATCCGTATTTAAGTGCAAGTTATGCCCAAGAATTGTCTGTCTAAccgaggaaacattaaaggctcATCTGAAATCCAAG AGACATGCTCGGTCTGAGAAACTATTGAAGGAAGGCAGGCTAAAGATGATGCTAAATAGTGATGGAGAAATAGAGGAACTAGAGGCAGATGGAGAAACTCACCAAGAGAGGCATGCTGCTACTCTAGCTCTTGCAGAG TCAAACAAGAGTGCGACAAAGGACTCGAAGAAAAGCAAAGGAAGGCAGAGACAGAGGAAGAGACAACAGAAG AAAACATCTGATGATGTGATGCCTAAAACTACAAAGGAGTCCGTTAAAAGATCAGCCAAGAAGAGGCGTAAAAATGATGCCTGA
- the LOC110878973 gene encoding uncharacterized protein LOC110878973 isoform X1, translating into MIKRRFYKQEHGDKDAPSDSSSSSDSELDAEASVDTEEEEDDDDMVMESKKKDQPSSSSSGYESEDSSANEVNLDSSGSGSPANDDDSGDESYKQVINGSQLSANRFDMATAQSAAADKDAVTNDVLDCVLKSKSVFKCKLCPRIVCLTEETLKAHLKSKRHARSEKLLKEGRLKMMLNSDGEIEELEADGETHQERHAATLALAESNKSATKDSKKSKGRQRQRKRQQKKTSDDVMPKTTKESVKRSAKKRRKNDA; encoded by the exons ATGATCAAGAGGAGGTTTTACAAGCAAGAGCATGGTGATAAAGATGCGCCTTCTGATTCTTCGTCTTCTTCGGACTCTGAACTCGATGCAGAAGCATCGGTAGAtaccgaagaagaagaagatgatgatgacatGGTCATGGAATCGAAGAAGAAAGACCAGCCTTCTTCGTCGTCTTCTG GATATGAAAGTGAAGATAGCTCTGCAAATGAAGTTAATCTTGACTCTTCAGGTTCGG GTTCACCTGCAAATGATGATGACAGTGGAGATGAAAGTTACAAACAAGTCATCAATGGCTCACAATTGTCTGCTAACCGATTTGATATGGCTACAGCACAAAGTGCAGCAGCTGATAAAGATGCAGTGACAAATGATGTCCTAGACTGTGTATTAAAAAGTAAATCCGTATTTAAGTGCAAGTTATGCCCAAGAATTGTCTGTCTAAccgaggaaacattaaaggctcATCTGAAATCCAAG AGACATGCTCGGTCTGAGAAACTATTGAAGGAAGGCAGGCTAAAGATGATGCTAAATAGTGATGGAGAAATAGAGGAACTAGAGGCAGATGGAGAAACTCACCAAGAGAGGCATGCTGCTACTCTAGCTCTTGCAGAG TCAAACAAGAGTGCGACAAAGGACTCGAAGAAAAGCAAAGGAAGGCAGAGACAGAGGAAGAGACAACAGAAG AAAACATCTGATGATGTGATGCCTAAAACTACAAAGGAGTCCGTTAAAAGATCAGCCAAGAAGAGGCGTAAAAATGATGCCTGA